A portion of the Micromonospora vinacea genome contains these proteins:
- a CDS encoding dihydrofolate reductase family protein yields the protein MRKLINSTYITLDGVIENPMWTAPYFDEEAASLAGAQTEAADAMLMGRATYDGFSSVWPNMDESDPTTGAAYFNNVKKYVASTTLSNPTWNNTEVLQGDLVEAVTALKAQEGRNIIQYGFGSVTAQLIRAGLVDEVRFWIHPVLEGGPSLSAPLTDVKGSFDLVDTRVHKSGVIVASYQPKTS from the coding sequence ATGCGCAAGCTCATCAACTCGACCTACATCACCCTCGACGGCGTCATCGAGAACCCCATGTGGACCGCGCCGTACTTCGACGAGGAGGCCGCCAGCCTCGCCGGTGCGCAGACCGAGGCGGCCGACGCGATGCTGATGGGCCGGGCCACCTACGACGGCTTTTCCTCCGTCTGGCCGAACATGGACGAGAGCGACCCGACCACCGGCGCCGCGTACTTCAACAACGTCAAGAAGTACGTCGCCTCGACCACCCTGTCCAACCCCACCTGGAACAACACGGAGGTGCTCCAGGGCGATCTGGTCGAGGCGGTCACCGCGCTCAAGGCCCAGGAGGGCAGGAACATCATCCAGTACGGCTTCGGCTCGGTCACCGCCCAGCTGATCCGGGCGGGCCTGGTGGACGAGGTCCGGTTCTGGATCCACCCGGTGCTGGAGGGCGGCCCCAGCCTCAGCGCGCCGCTGACGGACGTCAAGGGGTCGTTCGACCTGGTCGACACCCGGGTGCACAAGAGCGGCGTGATCGTCGCCTCGTACCAGCCGAAGACCTCCTGA